In Chromatiales bacterium, one DNA window encodes the following:
- a CDS encoding valine--tRNA ligase gives MDKSFDPAAIESDLYGRWEQAGVFAPSGDGAPYCIMIPPPNVTGSLHMGHAFQDTIMDALTRYHRMRGRRTLWQPGTDHAGIATQMVVERQLNATGKTRHDLGREVFIERVWQWKQESGGRITRQLRRMGASVDWSRERFTMDEGLSAAVREVFVRLYEEGLIYRGQRLVNWDPVLHTAVSDLEVENVEDNGYLWHLRYPLADGSGQLVVATTRPETMLGDTAVAVHPEDERYQALIGREVELPLTGRRIPVIADTYVDPTFGSGCVKITPAHDFNDYAVGERHGLPLINVLDRNAAINDNAPEAYRGLDRYEARRRIIADLETVGLIERIEAHRHVVPRGDRSGAVLEPWLTDQWFVRAGPLAETAIRAVENGRIRFVPENWTKTYYEWMRNIQDWCISRQIWWGHRIPAWYDEAGNVYVGRSEVEVRERHALGDRPLRQDDDVLDTWFSSALWPFSTLGWPENTEALRSFYPTSVLVTGFDIIFFWVARMIMMGLKFMDDVPFREVYIHGLVRDAHGQKMSKSKGNVLDPIDLIDGIDLETLVEKRIAGLMQPQMAATIERHTREDFPQGIKGYGTDALRFTFAALASTGRDINFDVGRIEGYRNFCNKLWNAARYVLMRCEDGADITPHTDRLTLADRWIRSRLAGTVRIVNDAIGSYRFDLAANALHDFVWHAYCDWYLELTKPVLNDASDLQMAATTRHTLLDVLENTLRLLHPIMPFITEAVWRPVADRLGVAGETIMLAPYPESDAIVADPAAEQEMTWLQSFVLGVRRIRAEMDIAPGKPLPVLVQGGNDEERDWFERNAGLISALARIESASRLADGETGPESATAIAGGTTILIPLAGLIDKDAELARLDKELGKLSAQIEQIERKLSNASFVERAPAEVVAKERARADGLRDAIANFSAQRERIARL, from the coding sequence ATGGACAAAAGCTTCGATCCCGCCGCGATCGAGTCCGATCTTTACGGACGCTGGGAACAGGCCGGCGTGTTCGCGCCCAGCGGCGACGGCGCGCCGTACTGCATCATGATCCCGCCGCCCAACGTCACGGGCAGCCTGCACATGGGCCACGCGTTCCAGGACACGATCATGGACGCCCTGACCCGCTACCACCGCATGCGCGGCCGGCGCACGCTCTGGCAGCCGGGGACCGACCATGCCGGGATCGCGACGCAGATGGTCGTCGAGCGCCAGCTGAACGCGACGGGCAAGACCCGCCACGACCTGGGTCGCGAGGTGTTCATCGAGCGCGTCTGGCAGTGGAAGCAGGAGTCCGGCGGGCGCATCACGCGCCAGCTGCGCCGAATGGGTGCCTCGGTCGACTGGTCGCGCGAGCGCTTCACCATGGACGAGGGCCTGTCGGCCGCCGTGCGCGAGGTGTTCGTGCGCCTGTACGAGGAGGGTCTGATCTATCGCGGCCAGCGCCTCGTGAACTGGGACCCGGTACTGCACACGGCGGTCAGCGATCTGGAGGTCGAGAACGTCGAGGACAATGGCTACCTCTGGCACCTGCGCTATCCGCTCGCGGACGGCAGCGGGCAGCTGGTCGTCGCCACGACCCGGCCGGAAACCATGCTCGGCGACACCGCCGTGGCGGTGCACCCCGAGGACGAACGCTATCAGGCGCTGATCGGCCGCGAAGTCGAACTGCCGCTGACCGGCCGGCGCATTCCGGTGATCGCCGACACCTATGTCGATCCGACCTTCGGCTCGGGCTGCGTGAAAATCACGCCCGCGCACGACTTCAACGACTACGCCGTCGGCGAGCGCCACGGCCTGCCGCTGATCAACGTGCTGGATCGCAACGCGGCCATCAACGACAACGCACCCGAGGCCTACCGCGGGCTGGATCGCTACGAGGCACGCAGGCGCATCATCGCGGATCTCGAAACCGTCGGCCTGATCGAGCGCATTGAAGCGCACCGTCACGTCGTGCCGCGCGGCGACCGCTCGGGTGCCGTGCTGGAACCGTGGCTGACCGACCAATGGTTCGTGCGTGCCGGCCCGCTCGCCGAGACCGCGATCCGCGCGGTCGAGAACGGCCGCATCCGCTTTGTGCCCGAGAACTGGACCAAGACCTACTACGAATGGATGCGCAACATCCAGGACTGGTGCATCTCGCGGCAGATCTGGTGGGGACACCGCATCCCGGCCTGGTACGACGAGGCGGGCAATGTCTATGTCGGACGTAGTGAAGTCGAGGTCCGCGAACGCCACGCACTGGGCGATCGCCCGCTGCGCCAGGACGACGACGTGCTGGACACCTGGTTCTCCTCGGCGCTGTGGCCGTTCTCCACACTCGGCTGGCCGGAAAACACCGAGGCGCTGCGCAGTTTCTACCCGACCAGCGTGCTGGTCACGGGCTTCGACATCATCTTTTTCTGGGTTGCCCGGATGATCATGATGGGCCTGAAGTTCATGGACGACGTGCCGTTTCGCGAGGTCTACATCCACGGGCTGGTGCGCGACGCGCACGGCCAGAAGATGTCGAAGTCCAAGGGCAATGTGCTCGATCCGATCGACCTGATCGACGGCATCGACCTCGAAACGCTGGTTGAAAAACGCATCGCTGGACTGATGCAGCCACAAATGGCCGCAACCATTGAACGTCATACCCGCGAGGACTTTCCGCAGGGCATCAAGGGCTACGGCACCGACGCACTGCGCTTCACGTTCGCGGCGCTGGCCAGCACCGGGCGCGACATCAACTTTGATGTCGGCCGCATTGAAGGCTATCGCAACTTTTGCAACAAGCTGTGGAACGCCGCGCGCTATGTGCTGATGCGCTGCGAGGACGGTGCGGACATCACGCCGCACACCGACCGGCTTACGCTCGCCGACCGCTGGATTCGTTCACGGCTCGCCGGCACCGTGCGCATCGTCAATGACGCAATCGGCAGTTACCGGTTCGATCTCGCCGCGAACGCGCTGCACGACTTTGTCTGGCATGCCTACTGCGACTGGTATCTGGAACTGACCAAGCCCGTGCTGAACGACGCGAGCGATTTGCAGATGGCGGCCACGACACGTCACACCCTGCTCGACGTGCTCGAAAACACCCTGCGTCTGCTGCATCCGATCATGCCGTTCATCACGGAGGCCGTCTGGCGACCCGTTGCGGATCGCCTCGGCGTCGCGGGCGAGACGATCATGCTCGCGCCCTACCCTGAATCCGACGCCATCGTCGCGGACCCCGCGGCCGAGCAGGAAATGACCTGGCTGCAGAGCTTCGTGCTGGGCGTGCGGCGCATCCGTGCGGAAATGGACATCGCGCCAGGCAAGCCATTGCCGGTGCTGGTACAGGGCGGCAACGATGAAGAACGGGACTGGTTCGAACGCAATGCGGGTCTGATTTCCGCACTCGCACGCATCGAGTCCGCAAGCCGTCTGGCCGATGGCGAAACCGGCCCGGAGAGCGCGACCGCCATTGCCGGCGGCACAACGATTCTGATTCCGCTGGCAGGGCTCATCGACAAGGATGCCGAACTCGCCCGGCTCGACAAGGAACTCGGCAAGCTGTCCGCGCAGATCGAACAGATCGAGCGCAAGCTGTCGAATGCCAGCTTCGTCGAGCGTGCGCCTGCGGAAGTCGTCGCCAAGGAACGCGCCCGCGCCGACGGCCTTCGCGATGCCATCGCGAACTTCAGCGCGCAGCGCGAACGCATCGCCAGACTTTAG
- a CDS encoding helix-hairpin-helix domain-containing protein gives MKKFMVAMIAGLGLALGGQAFAAPVNINTAAADELDQSLIGVGPSKAAAIVADRQANGPFASADDLTRVKGIGPATVERNRVDILVKSAQ, from the coding sequence ATGAAGAAGTTCATGGTTGCAATGATTGCAGGTCTCGGTCTGGCGCTGGGCGGGCAGGCTTTTGCGGCGCCGGTCAACATCAACACCGCGGCCGCGGACGAACTCGATCAGTCCCTGATCGGCGTCGGGCCGAGCAAGGCTGCGGCCATCGTGGCTGATCGTCAGGCGAACGGACCGTTCGCCTCGGCCGACGATCTGACCCGGGTCAAGGGCATCGGGCCGGCGACGGTCGAACGCAATCGCGTCGACATCCTGGTCAAGAGCGCTCAATAG
- a CDS encoding glycosyltransferase: protein MRISVWLTTYNSERYIAAAIDSVLAQTRPASEIVICDDGSSDGTRELLTAYANRHPGLFRIEFNERNLGITPNKTKVAGLCTGDLVTWLDADDRFLPRKLELESDALLTHSDAGFAFSNVRLVDSDGTPLSEWDFSRAFGAGGPVPRDTLVGALLRPSRFTAHLRNELVHRCLIPTPAFDPRIRLWQDWDARVSLAIEHPGIYVPETLQEYRRTDESCSVTHTVASLEDMVYAAEKFHDTIAALPPDAATKSRWDFVQISLQKYRELGQVSRRDAARARRALARLAFRHPRIFAHFYFRPS from the coding sequence GTGCGCATCAGTGTCTGGCTGACGACCTACAACTCCGAGCGCTACATAGCCGCGGCGATCGACAGCGTCCTCGCGCAAACGCGACCGGCCAGCGAGATCGTCATCTGTGACGACGGATCGAGCGATGGAACGCGCGAGCTTCTGACCGCCTACGCGAACCGGCATCCGGGCCTGTTCCGCATCGAGTTCAACGAACGCAACCTCGGCATCACGCCGAACAAGACCAAGGTCGCCGGGCTGTGCACGGGCGACCTCGTCACCTGGCTGGATGCCGACGACCGGTTTCTGCCACGCAAGCTTGAGCTTGAATCCGATGCGCTGCTCACGCATTCCGACGCCGGATTCGCATTTTCGAATGTCCGGCTTGTGGATTCCGATGGCACCCCGCTGAGCGAGTGGGATTTTTCCAGGGCCTTCGGGGCCGGCGGCCCCGTTCCACGCGATACGCTCGTCGGCGCACTCCTGCGACCGTCACGATTCACCGCACACCTTCGCAACGAACTCGTACACCGTTGCCTGATCCCGACGCCCGCGTTCGATCCGAGGATCCGGCTCTGGCAGGACTGGGATGCGCGCGTATCACTGGCGATTGAACATCCGGGCATCTACGTGCCAGAAACCCTGCAGGAATATCGCCGAACCGACGAATCATGCAGTGTCACCCACACCGTCGCCAGCCTGGAAGACATGGTGTATGCGGCGGAGAAATTTCACGACACGATTGCGGCACTGCCGCCGGATGCCGCAACGAAATCCCGCTGGGACTTCGTGCAGATCTCCCTTCAAAAGTACCGTGAACTCGGACAGGTTTCACGCCGCGACGCAGCCCGCGCCCGCCGAGCGCTCGCCCGGCTTGCCTTCCGTCATCCGAGAATTTTCGCGCATTTTTACTTCAGGCCGTCCTGA
- a CDS encoding glycosyltransferase — MSNPPPSISVIIPCFNMAAYLGATLESVVRNDFPGLELIVVDGGSADGSVDIIRRYEQHISWWCSEPDDGQYAALNKGFEHATGEILAWLGADDLYFPWTLATVGSLMKSFPKVDWLTSRFPVLFNADGVAIESSRATPLNPVAFYRGHNLPIGMHHRGGGRFIQQESTFWRRGLWERCGARLDESVTLAADFDLWARFFEHAECWSVEALLAGFRRRTDQRSSNLDLYRDEATRVLARYGQFPRAQASPRPGSVLSRIPGMPLRLRERWGAVCAGPVLRFQPRTQSWIETIEYFPT, encoded by the coding sequence GTGAGCAACCCGCCGCCATCGATCTCCGTCATCATCCCGTGCTTCAACATGGCGGCCTATCTGGGCGCCACGCTCGAGTCGGTAGTGCGCAATGACTTTCCGGGCCTGGAACTGATCGTTGTGGACGGCGGCTCTGCCGATGGGTCGGTCGACATCATCAGGCGCTACGAACAGCACATCAGCTGGTGGTGTTCCGAGCCGGACGACGGCCAGTACGCGGCGCTGAACAAGGGCTTCGAACACGCCACCGGCGAGATCCTGGCCTGGCTCGGCGCCGATGATCTGTATTTCCCGTGGACACTCGCCACGGTCGGCTCCCTGATGAAATCGTTCCCAAAGGTGGACTGGCTGACATCACGGTTTCCGGTCCTGTTCAACGCCGATGGCGTGGCGATCGAGTCATCGCGCGCCACGCCGCTCAACCCGGTCGCGTTCTATCGCGGCCATAACCTGCCGATCGGAATGCACCACAGGGGCGGAGGCCGCTTTATTCAACAGGAATCGACGTTCTGGAGACGCGGACTGTGGGAGCGCTGTGGAGCTCGGCTGGACGAATCGGTGACGCTGGCCGCGGACTTCGATCTCTGGGCGCGGTTTTTCGAGCATGCCGAATGCTGGTCGGTCGAGGCCCTGCTCGCCGGATTCAGACGCCGGACCGACCAACGCAGCTCGAATCTCGATCTGTATCGCGACGAGGCCACGCGGGTGCTTGCGCGCTACGGCCAGTTTCCTCGTGCGCAGGCAAGCCCGCGCCCCGGTTCGGTTCTGTCCAGGATTCCCGGCATGCCCCTGCGACTGCGCGAACGCTGGGGTGCGGTCTGCGCCGGCCCGGTGCTGCGGTTCCAGCCCAGAACGCAGAGCTGGATTGAAACGATCGAATACTTCCCGACCTGA
- a CDS encoding glycosyltransferase — MQPFAYCRNPPQDAKKALLCYVADPLVSSEFGDWHLHPNRRNAVTIATTITELGYSLDVIDCESTLDFDASDYSLIVGQGPAFTTALKSAANEAVKVLLGTELPPGFVRRALHARLNRLHSGRGGDYTEQRPEFLTDTMIDASDLVLCMDSAFAQQIWRQRADAVTRLAPGCLNDIPTIRFRNPFTARRRFLWMAGTGLVYKGLDLALEVFSSRPDLELHIFGRVRANPEFCDMYRRELFETPNISLHGFVDVRTAKYRSIARRCAWNLVLSCAEGGGDSVWTPMRSGLLPVHLRSAAIDADGFGVIIETDSIEAISAAVDRSAAISPAEWYRQYRRLQSTMRRRFTSQRLQLSLTEALTSIDRHRMLVAQ, encoded by the coding sequence ATGCAACCGTTTGCGTATTGTCGCAACCCGCCGCAAGACGCCAAAAAAGCACTGCTGTGCTACGTCGCCGATCCACTGGTTTCCAGCGAGTTTGGCGATTGGCATCTACACCCAAACCGTCGCAACGCAGTGACGATCGCTACAACGATTACGGAGCTGGGGTATTCTCTGGATGTGATTGATTGCGAGAGCACGCTGGATTTCGACGCATCCGACTATTCCCTGATCGTTGGCCAGGGCCCGGCATTTACAACGGCCCTCAAGTCAGCCGCCAACGAGGCCGTGAAGGTTCTATTGGGCACGGAACTCCCACCGGGATTCGTCCGCCGCGCACTGCATGCACGACTGAATCGGCTTCATTCCGGTCGCGGCGGTGACTACACCGAGCAGCGTCCGGAATTTCTGACCGACACCATGATCGATGCCTCCGATCTGGTTCTGTGCATGGACTCAGCCTTCGCTCAACAGATCTGGCGCCAGCGGGCTGACGCCGTGACGAGGCTCGCGCCCGGCTGTCTGAACGACATTCCGACGATTCGTTTCCGCAACCCGTTTACCGCGAGACGACGGTTCCTCTGGATGGCCGGCACCGGGCTAGTCTACAAGGGGCTCGACCTCGCGCTCGAGGTCTTCTCTTCGCGACCCGACCTGGAACTGCACATCTTCGGCCGAGTCAGGGCGAACCCGGAATTTTGTGACATGTACCGGCGGGAACTGTTCGAGACACCGAATATTTCGCTTCATGGATTCGTCGATGTACGCACAGCGAAGTACCGCTCCATCGCACGACGCTGCGCGTGGAACCTGGTGCTGTCCTGCGCGGAAGGCGGAGGCGACAGCGTATGGACCCCCATGCGTTCGGGGCTGCTGCCAGTCCATCTGCGCAGCGCGGCCATCGACGCAGACGGTTTCGGCGTCATAATCGAGACTGATTCGATCGAGGCCATTTCAGCGGCGGTGGATCGTAGCGCGGCAATCAGTCCGGCCGAGTGGTATCGACAGTATCGGCGTCTTCAATCGACGATGCGGCGCCGGTTCACATCGCAAAGGCTGCAACTCTCATTGACCGAGGCATTGACAAGCATCGACCGGCATCGAATGTTGGTGGCCCAGTGA
- the pyrF gene encoding orotidine-5'-phosphate decarboxylase, whose amino-acid sequence MTRERPDPRLIVALDVDSLESMQALAAQLDPSLCRVKVGKELFTRCGPRALETLARDGFEVFLDLKFHDIPNTVARACAAAADLGVWMINVHALGGARMLEAAVATLAPRASRPLLVAVTILTSLSDQDVAQLGLPGTAAQNVVRLAGLADDCGLDGVVCSPLEISLVHEATRPGFRLVTPGIRPAGAGADDQRRTLTPAAAIRAGADYLVIGRPITAADDPARQLLTIASSLDDSDA is encoded by the coding sequence GTGACCCGCGAGCGGCCCGATCCGCGGCTGATCGTTGCGCTGGACGTGGACTCGCTGGAGTCCATGCAGGCACTGGCGGCGCAGCTCGATCCCTCGCTGTGCCGCGTGAAGGTCGGCAAGGAACTGTTCACCCGTTGCGGTCCGCGTGCGCTCGAAACGCTGGCCCGGGACGGGTTCGAGGTGTTCCTCGATCTCAAGTTTCACGACATTCCCAATACGGTTGCGCGTGCCTGCGCGGCGGCTGCCGATCTCGGCGTCTGGATGATCAATGTGCACGCGCTCGGCGGCGCGCGCATGCTTGAAGCTGCGGTCGCGACCCTGGCGCCGCGCGCCAGCCGGCCGTTGCTGGTGGCCGTCACCATTCTGACCAGTCTTTCGGATCAGGATGTCGCCCAGCTCGGTCTGCCGGGCACGGCGGCGCAGAACGTCGTGCGTCTGGCGGGCCTTGCCGACGACTGCGGGCTAGACGGTGTGGTGTGTTCACCGCTGGAAATCAGCCTCGTCCACGAGGCGACCCGGCCGGGCTTCCGGCTCGTCACGCCGGGTATCCGTCCGGCCGGTGCCGGCGCGGACGATCAGCGCCGCACCCTGACACCGGCCGCGGCGATCCGCGCGGGCGCCGACTACCTCGTCATTGGAAGACCGATTACCGCGGCCGACGACCCGGCGCGGCAATTGCTGACAATCGCTTCATCGCTCGACGATTCCGACGCCTGA
- a CDS encoding FHA domain-containing protein, which translates to MTDPTDNRSIKAWLVFKGERIPLRMSFNVGRSQKCKFVLEDDRASREHAMFQYDDAGRRWLIIDLGSTNGTYLNENRLSRPMPLKDGDTVRIGDSQFEFGELRDETLTRDASSIASDRTVIAVNTTPVWLLLADVKGSTRLIQELPQSEVSLKFRMWGRECERIVQASGGMVNEYMGDGLLAFWRDAPDAPGRIATMLREFNALESETGLGFRVICHYGVVAIGAGMSSGVEKLAGKDLNYIFKIEKPAGKTGMKVNLTQAAANRLGDQFECMETAETEVAGFADQHKILTPCF; encoded by the coding sequence ATGACCGACCCCACCGACAACCGCTCGATCAAGGCCTGGCTCGTGTTCAAGGGTGAGCGAATTCCGCTGCGCATGTCGTTCAACGTTGGTCGCTCGCAGAAGTGCAAGTTCGTGCTCGAGGACGATCGCGCCTCGCGCGAGCACGCGATGTTCCAGTACGACGACGCCGGCCGCCGCTGGCTGATCATCGATCTGGGCAGCACCAACGGCACCTATCTGAACGAAAACCGCCTCAGCCGGCCGATGCCGCTGAAAGACGGCGACACCGTGCGCATCGGCGACAGCCAGTTCGAGTTCGGCGAGCTGCGCGACGAGACGCTGACCCGCGATGCGTCCAGCATCGCCTCCGATCGCACGGTCATCGCGGTGAACACCACGCCGGTCTGGCTGCTGCTCGCCGACGTGAAGGGCTCGACCCGGCTGATCCAGGAACTGCCCCAAAGCGAAGTCTCGCTGAAATTCCGCATGTGGGGCCGCGAGTGCGAGCGCATCGTCCAAGCCAGCGGCGGCATGGTGAACGAATACATGGGCGACGGCCTCCTGGCGTTCTGGCGCGACGCGCCGGACGCGCCCGGACGCATCGCGACGATGCTGCGCGAGTTCAACGCGCTGGAATCCGAAACCGGCCTGGGTTTTCGCGTGATCTGCCACTACGGCGTCGTGGCGATCGGCGCCGGCATGAGCAGTGGCGTGGAGAAGCTCGCCGGCAAGGACCTGAACTACATCTTCAAGATCGAGAAACCCGCCGGCAAGACCGGAATGAAGGTCAATCTGACCCAGGCCGCCGCCAACCGCCTGGGCGACCAGTTCGAGTGCATGGAGACGGCCGAGACCGAGGTCGCGGGCTTCGCCGACCAGCACAAGATTCTGACCCCCTGCTTCTAG
- the cysC gene encoding adenylyl-sulfate kinase has translation MSDNNLVWHHATVTRTRRERANGHRGAVVWLTGLSGAGKSTVAHALEETLFRRGCRTYVFDGDNVRHGLCSDLGFSEDDRSENIRRIGEMTKLFVDAGIVAITAFISPFRADRQRVRSMFAHGDFYEVYCRCSLEICEQRDVKGLYARARAGEIAHFTGISSPYEEPETPELSVDTGDSSLDETVAELLELLEARGVIARPTRESATITRL, from the coding sequence ATGAGCGACAACAACCTCGTCTGGCACCACGCCACGGTCACCCGCACGCGCCGCGAGCGTGCAAATGGGCATCGTGGCGCCGTCGTCTGGCTCACGGGCCTTTCGGGGGCCGGCAAATCCACGGTTGCGCATGCACTGGAGGAGACGTTGTTCCGCCGCGGCTGCCGCACCTATGTGTTCGATGGCGATAACGTGCGTCACGGCCTGTGCAGCGATCTGGGCTTTTCCGAGGACGATCGCAGCGAGAACATCCGCCGCATCGGCGAGATGACCAAGCTGTTCGTGGACGCCGGCATCGTTGCCATCACGGCCTTCATATCACCGTTTCGTGCCGATCGTCAGCGCGTGCGTTCGATGTTCGCGCATGGCGACTTCTACGAGGTCTATTGCCGCTGTTCGCTGGAGATCTGCGAGCAGCGCGACGTCAAGGGGTTGTACGCGCGCGCGCGCGCCGGCGAGATTGCGCACTTCACCGGCATTTCCTCGCCGTATGAAGAACCGGAAACCCCGGAACTGAGCGTGGATACCGGCGATTCATCATTGGACGAAACGGTCGCGGAACTTCTTGAACTGCTCGAGGCCCGCGGCGTGATTGCACGCCCGACCCGCGAAAGCGCCACAATCACGAGACTATAG
- the galU gene encoding UTP--glucose-1-phosphate uridylyltransferase GalU, which produces MIKPITKAVFPVAGLGTRFLPATKASPKEMLPIVDRPLIQYAVDEAVEAGITNLIFITGRTKNSIMDHFDKAYELETELAARGNERLLELARSVVPDGITCTYIRQPEARGLGDAVLCARPVVGDEPFAVILADDLVANPGRGCMAQLVEQYGKTGCSILATEEVPREATHRYGIVATDTGNGRLSEIRGIVEKPAPEKAPSNLAVIGRYVLTPRVFARLATTERGTGNEIQLTDAIAGLLATERVFAYRFEGRRYDCGDKLGYLKATVEFALNHAELGEPFREYLQSLGETTP; this is translated from the coding sequence ATGATCAAACCCATCACCAAAGCGGTGTTTCCGGTCGCCGGTCTCGGCACTCGATTTCTGCCCGCCACCAAGGCGAGTCCCAAGGAAATGCTGCCGATCGTCGATCGGCCGTTGATCCAGTACGCGGTTGATGAGGCCGTGGAGGCCGGCATCACAAACCTGATTTTCATCACGGGCCGGACGAAGAACTCGATCATGGATCACTTCGACAAGGCCTACGAACTGGAAACCGAACTCGCCGCGCGGGGCAACGAGCGTCTGCTGGAACTGGCGCGCAGCGTCGTGCCGGACGGCATCACCTGCACCTATATCCGGCAGCCCGAGGCGCGTGGGCTCGGTGATGCGGTGCTATGCGCGCGGCCGGTTGTCGGCGACGAACCGTTTGCTGTGATCCTCGCCGACGATCTGGTCGCCAATCCCGGTCGCGGCTGCATGGCGCAGCTCGTCGAGCAGTACGGAAAAACGGGCTGTTCGATTCTCGCGACCGAAGAGGTGCCGCGCGAGGCGACGCATCGCTACGGCATTGTCGCCACCGATACCGGCAACGGACGGTTGTCCGAGATTCGCGGCATCGTCGAGAAGCCTGCGCCGGAAAAGGCGCCGTCCAACCTGGCAGTGATCGGACGTTACGTACTCACGCCCCGCGTTTTCGCGCGACTTGCAACCACTGAGCGGGGCACTGGGAACGAGATTCAGTTAACCGATGCGATCGCGGGGTTGCTCGCAACCGAGCGGGTGTTCGCCTACCGCTTCGAGGGTCGCCGTTATGACTGCGGCGACAAGCTGGGCTATCTCAAGGCCACCGTGGAATTCGCGCTCAATCACGCCGAGCTTGGTGAGCCATTTCGTGAGTATCTGCAGAGCCTGGGCGAGACCACGCCCTGA
- the lapB gene encoding lipopolysaccharide assembly protein LapB translates to MIEYALFLIPVAAAVGWWSGHRSAARRVDLGVSLDCGRDYLKGLNYLLNEQPDKAIDIFIRMIEVDSETVETHLALGHLFRRRGEVDRAIRIHQNLIARPTLSKDQRAGALLELGLDYMRAGLFDRAESLFAEVVETGVHCESALEQLLMIYQQEKDWTRAIDVGKRLQTYASHDWSADIAQFHCQLAEEALARSDRSEAQTLLNKALAADKNCVRAVIMQGDLARRANDWKGALKQYRRVEEIDSGYLPEVLIPMRDSFIALGAMNDWRRHLEIMLERRASIGGIEALADLIAAERGVVAAGEFLLEKLQRQPSLEGLYKLMSMSLDGRLPPSIDALRLFRELAAKLLDSQPHYRCENCGYPAGSLHWQCPSCKQWSTIKPLQGPDWQLKARPGARHLTLISSNG, encoded by the coding sequence ATGATCGAATACGCGCTGTTCCTGATCCCGGTCGCTGCCGCCGTTGGCTGGTGGTCGGGGCACCGTTCGGCCGCAAGGCGGGTCGATCTCGGTGTGTCGCTGGACTGTGGCCGCGACTACCTCAAGGGCTTGAACTACCTGCTCAACGAGCAGCCTGACAAGGCCATCGACATCTTCATCCGGATGATCGAGGTCGACAGCGAGACGGTCGAGACCCATCTGGCGCTCGGGCATTTGTTCCGGCGCCGCGGTGAGGTCGACCGTGCGATTCGCATTCACCAGAACCTCATCGCCCGACCGACCCTGTCCAAGGACCAGCGCGCCGGCGCGTTGCTGGAACTCGGCCTGGACTACATGCGCGCGGGCCTGTTCGATCGCGCCGAAAGCCTGTTCGCGGAAGTCGTCGAGACCGGCGTGCACTGCGAGTCGGCCCTTGAACAGCTGCTGATGATCTATCAGCAGGAGAAGGACTGGACGCGCGCAATCGACGTCGGCAAGCGCTTGCAGACCTATGCATCGCACGACTGGTCGGCGGACATCGCACAGTTCCACTGCCAACTGGCCGAAGAAGCGCTGGCGCGCAGCGACCGCAGCGAGGCGCAGACGCTGCTGAACAAGGCGCTTGCGGCCGACAAGAACTGCGTGCGCGCGGTCATCATGCAGGGCGATCTTGCGCGCCGCGCGAACGACTGGAAGGGTGCGCTGAAGCAATACCGCCGCGTGGAGGAGATCGACAGCGGCTATCTGCCCGAAGTCCTGATTCCGATGCGCGACAGCTTCATTGCGCTGGGCGCGATGAACGACTGGCGCCGGCATCTGGAGATCATGCTGGAGCGGCGCGCGAGCATCGGCGGCATCGAGGCACTGGCCGATCTGATCGCCGCCGAGCGCGGTGTGGTTGCCGCCGGCGAGTTCCTGCTCGAGAAACTCCAACGGCAGCCGAGCCTGGAAGGTTTGTACAAGCTCATGAGCATGAGCCTGGACGGCCGCCTGCCACCGTCGATCGATGCACTCCGGCTGTTCCGCGAACTCGCCGCAAAGCTGCTGGACTCGCAGCCGCATTACCGCTGCGAGAACTGCGGCTATCCGGCCGGAAGCCTGCACTGGCAGTGCCCGAGCTGCAAACAGTGGTCGACCATCAAGCCGCTGCAGGGGCCCGACTGGCAGCTGAAGGCGCGCCCGGGCGCGCGGCACCTGACGCTGATCTCCTCGAACGGCTGA
- a CDS encoding LapA family protein — translation MVLMVGALGAAFTFLNQRDVALNLYFLQFDAPLALAMIGAVLFGALIGALAMLPSLLRYRRRAGAMRRQAALTERELNNLRTIPLKD, via the coding sequence GTGGTCCTGATGGTCGGCGCCCTGGGCGCCGCGTTCACTTTTCTCAATCAGCGCGATGTCGCGTTGAATCTCTACTTCCTGCAATTCGACGCACCGCTCGCCCTGGCGATGATCGGCGCGGTCCTGTTCGGGGCGCTGATCGGGGCGCTCGCGATGCTGCCAAGCCTGCTGCGCTACCGCCGCCGGGCCGGCGCGATGCGCCGTCAGGCCGCCCTGACCGAACGCGAACTGAACAATCTGCGTACCATTCCGCTCAAGGATTGA